In Nodosilinea sp. FACHB-141, the following proteins share a genomic window:
- a CDS encoding sensor histidine kinase KdpD, giving the protein MIGSPSSEFTTLCQSQVLLLTQSLEAASTVVYLVEATVETINPTLIPLVAYPETANLWHDLREGLAAVFNTAEEVDGSKQSPIVQPEQWLQQPVDSERDSVGLPSTARVSSEKGLLSMPFGIEPATQPQGVGADLTTYPLVLPLAHDGVVLGMIVSTREALPWTADDYRRAEQVASTLAIAYVLDQRSQWLQCQLNQRQLIQADQSETFHDLLHQFRNPLTALQTFGKLMVKRLPPEDTNRPIAEGIVRESRRLQDLAQHFDTAVAEGDETLAQATTPPAGRLLLPGSPSEWSDRPSIVIDSNEDTLNSRLATTQSQPLEELVSATGHGLGRSLRVQPGAIAEIALPLVQSIAPLAHERGLHLVHHIPTALPMVWLDAAALGEVLHNLLDNALKYAPAGSLVWITAGLVQRIGRQMFQGIVVGDTGAGIPPSDQPQLFTRHFRGVRAQGDIPGTGLGLAIVQDLVQGMGGRIDLVSPVQGTSWLPPEAVAYPQNPGVVFVVWLRALDSEV; this is encoded by the coding sequence ATGATTGGCTCTCCCAGCTCCGAATTCACCACATTGTGTCAGTCCCAGGTACTTCTGCTGACCCAGTCGTTAGAGGCTGCTTCCACAGTGGTGTACTTGGTCGAAGCCACCGTTGAGACAATAAATCCCACTTTGATACCGCTGGTGGCTTATCCAGAAACCGCCAACCTGTGGCACGACTTGCGGGAGGGACTAGCGGCAGTATTCAACACAGCCGAAGAAGTTGATGGCAGCAAGCAATCCCCAATCGTCCAACCAGAACAGTGGCTTCAGCAACCCGTTGACTCAGAGCGAGATTCAGTTGGGCTACCATCCACAGCTCGTGTTTCTTCAGAGAAGGGTTTGCTCTCGATGCCGTTTGGGATAGAACCGGCAACCCAACCGCAGGGTGTGGGGGCTGATCTAACCACGTATCCCCTAGTTTTGCCGTTGGCCCATGATGGAGTGGTGCTGGGCATGATCGTCAGTACTCGCGAAGCACTGCCGTGGACAGCGGACGATTATCGACGGGCTGAGCAGGTCGCTAGCACGTTGGCGATCGCATACGTGCTGGACCAGCGTAGCCAATGGCTTCAGTGTCAGCTTAACCAACGTCAGCTGATCCAAGCCGATCAGTCCGAAACTTTCCACGATCTGCTGCATCAGTTCCGCAATCCGCTCACAGCTTTACAGACCTTTGGCAAATTGATGGTCAAACGGTTACCCCCTGAGGATACCAATCGGCCGATTGCTGAAGGCATTGTGCGTGAGAGCCGACGATTGCAGGATTTGGCTCAGCATTTTGATACCGCTGTTGCCGAAGGGGATGAAACCTTGGCGCAGGCTACTACCCCACCAGCGGGTAGGTTGCTGCTACCAGGCTCACCCAGTGAATGGAGCGATCGTCCCAGTATTGTTATCGACAGCAACGAAGACACCTTAAACAGCAGATTGGCAACGACTCAAAGTCAGCCCCTTGAAGAGTTGGTTTCAGCAACAGGGCATGGGCTGGGACGATCGCTAAGGGTGCAGCCCGGCGCGATCGCTGAGATCGCCCTTCCACTGGTGCAGTCCATTGCACCCTTGGCTCATGAGCGGGGACTGCACCTGGTGCACCATATCCCTACCGCTTTACCCATGGTTTGGCTTGATGCTGCTGCTCTAGGAGAAGTGCTCCACAACCTGCTCGACAATGCTCTAAAGTACGCACCCGCTGGGTCTTTAGTCTGGATTACCGCAGGGCTAGTGCAGCGGATTGGCAGGCAGATGTTCCAGGGAATTGTCGTAGGCGATACCGGTGCAGGCATTCCCCCTAGTGACCAGCCCCAGTTGTTTACCCGTCACTTTCGCGGTGTGCGGGCCCAGGGCGACATTCCGGGTACGGGGCTAGGTCTCGCCATTGTCCAAGACCTAGTGCAGGGCATGGGGGGGCGTATTGATCTAGTCAGCCCTGTTCAAGGCACGTCATGGCTGCCGCCAGAGGCTGTAGCTTATCCTCAAAACCCCGGCGTTGTGTTTGTGGTTTGGCTAAGGGCCTTAGACAGTGAGGTGTAG
- a CDS encoding DUF3155 domain-containing protein — MARRRKRKSRRRLEGRRILEAVPQYSIESGNEKPVTAARNFIHSEGIAPPALLLVKRNEHTTDRYFWAEKGLFGAQYVEENHFLFPSLRVLLGEEGEEEEENASVLETLTH, encoded by the coding sequence TTGGCAAGGAGACGCAAGCGTAAGAGTCGTCGTCGCTTAGAAGGCCGTCGCATTTTAGAAGCTGTTCCTCAGTATAGTATTGAGAGCGGCAACGAAAAACCCGTAACCGCAGCTCGGAATTTTATCCATTCCGAGGGCATTGCCCCCCCAGCCCTGCTGCTGGTTAAGCGGAACGAGCACACCACTGACCGGTACTTTTGGGCCGAGAAGGGTCTATTTGGTGCCCAGTATGTAGAAGAGAATCATTTTCTTTTCCCCAGTCTGCGGGTGCTGCTCGGTGAAGAAGGTGAAGAAGAAGAAGAGAACGCCTCAGTTT
- a CDS encoding alanine--glyoxylate aminotransferase family protein has product MATTLSPNTSARLAPPASLSPLTVPKRLLLGPGPSNADPRVIAAMNQQPIGHLDAAYLAMMDEVQELLRYTWQTTNPLTYAVAGTGSAAMEATIANAVEPGDRVLVAVKGYFGYRLVDMAQRYGADVVTIHRPWGEAFTLEELTAALKEHRPAVLAIVHAETSTGVRQPLEGLGSACADHDCLLLVDTVTSLGGVPIFLDEWQVDLAYSCSQKGLSCAPGISPFTMSPRAVAKLERRRQPVANWYLDAALLRKYWGPERVYHHTAPVNLTYALREALRLLVEEGLEPRWQRHQQTATYFWQGLADLGLTCHVEESLRLPTLTTVRVPNGVDAKAVGRQLMTDYNIEVGGGLGELGGKVWRIGLMGYNSQPEHVDTLLHALGTVLHQST; this is encoded by the coding sequence ATGGCAACCACCCTATCCCCCAATACCTCTGCTCGGCTGGCACCGCCAGCCTCTCTGTCCCCCCTAACGGTACCCAAACGGTTGTTGTTAGGACCAGGGCCCAGTAACGCTGACCCCCGTGTCATTGCCGCCATGAATCAGCAGCCCATTGGCCATCTAGACGCTGCTTACCTAGCGATGATGGATGAAGTTCAAGAGCTGCTGCGCTATACCTGGCAGACTACTAATCCCCTCACCTATGCCGTGGCCGGTACCGGGTCTGCAGCGATGGAAGCAACGATCGCAAATGCTGTCGAACCGGGCGATCGCGTCTTAGTTGCTGTCAAAGGCTATTTTGGCTACCGCTTGGTCGATATGGCCCAGCGCTATGGAGCCGATGTTGTCACCATTCACCGGCCCTGGGGTGAAGCTTTTACCCTAGAGGAACTTACCGCCGCATTAAAGGAACATCGGCCTGCGGTGTTGGCGATCGTCCACGCCGAGACTTCCACCGGAGTTCGCCAACCCCTCGAAGGATTAGGATCAGCCTGTGCTGACCACGACTGTTTGCTGCTGGTTGATACTGTCACCAGCCTAGGCGGTGTGCCAATTTTTCTCGACGAATGGCAGGTTGATCTGGCTTACAGCTGTAGCCAAAAAGGATTGAGCTGTGCCCCTGGTATTTCCCCCTTCACCATGAGCCCTCGAGCTGTCGCCAAGCTAGAGCGCCGTCGCCAACCCGTCGCCAACTGGTATCTTGATGCTGCCCTGCTGCGGAAATACTGGGGACCAGAGCGGGTCTATCACCACACCGCACCAGTCAACCTCACTTATGCTCTGCGCGAAGCTCTGCGTCTGCTAGTCGAAGAAGGCCTAGAGCCCCGTTGGCAGCGTCATCAACAAACTGCCACCTACTTTTGGCAAGGGCTAGCGGACCTTGGTCTCACCTGTCACGTCGAAGAATCCCTTCGTCTACCGACCCTGACTACCGTACGAGTACCCAACGGCGTCGATGCCAAAGCCGTTGGTCGTCAACTTATGACCGACTACAACATTGAAGTCGGCGGTGGGCTCGGAGAACTTGGAGGCAAGGTATGGCGAATTGGCCTCATGGGCTATAACAGTCAGCCAGAGCATGTTGATACCCTGCTACATGCTCTGGGGACAGTGCTACACCAATCTACTTAA
- the glyQ gene encoding glycine--tRNA ligase subunit alpha yields the protein MHFQAVIATLNDFWAKQGCVIMQPYDTEKGAGTKSPHTFLRALGPEPWSVAYAEPCRRPADGRYGENPNRYQHYFQYQVLIKPSPENIQETYIDSLRALGIKPEDHDIRFVEDNWEDAAVGAWGVGWEVWLDGMEITQFTYFQQCGGIDCRPVSIELTYGLERLTMYLQEVDAIAKIRWNDQLTYGDIYMQAEVENSTYNFEASNPELLFTLFDLYQQEAEQLMDRGLVLPSYDYVLKCSHTFNLLDARGVISVTERTRYIRQVRGLARRVAQLYLEQREKLGFPLLASQQRSVV from the coding sequence GTGCACTTTCAGGCTGTAATTGCGACACTGAATGATTTTTGGGCTAAGCAAGGCTGTGTGATTATGCAACCCTACGATACGGAGAAGGGGGCGGGAACAAAGAGTCCACATACCTTTTTGCGGGCGCTAGGGCCAGAGCCTTGGTCAGTGGCCTATGCGGAACCTTGCCGAAGACCGGCAGATGGGCGCTACGGAGAAAACCCGAACCGCTACCAGCATTATTTTCAGTACCAGGTATTGATTAAGCCATCGCCTGAGAACATCCAGGAGACTTATATAGACTCGCTTCGGGCGTTGGGGATTAAACCAGAAGACCACGACATTCGGTTTGTGGAGGACAACTGGGAAGATGCGGCGGTGGGTGCTTGGGGCGTAGGTTGGGAAGTGTGGCTAGACGGGATGGAGATTACCCAGTTCACCTACTTCCAGCAGTGCGGGGGGATCGACTGCCGTCCAGTGTCAATTGAGCTAACCTACGGGCTAGAGCGGTTGACGATGTATTTGCAGGAAGTGGATGCGATCGCCAAAATCCGCTGGAACGATCAGCTCACCTATGGCGATATCTATATGCAGGCGGAGGTTGAGAACTCGACGTACAACTTTGAGGCCTCAAATCCAGAACTGCTGTTCACGCTGTTTGATTTGTACCAGCAAGAGGCAGAGCAGCTTATGGATCGAGGGCTGGTGCTGCCGAGTTATGACTACGTGCTGAAGTGCTCACACACTTTTAACTTGTTGGATGCGCGAGGCGTAATTTCTGTAACAGAGCGCACCCGATACATTCGCCAGGTACGAGGATTAGCCAGGCGAGTAGCTCAGCTTTATCTAGAACAACGGGAGAAGCTAGGGTTTCCCCTGTTGGCAAGCCAGCAGCGGAGTGTGGTCTAG